A window of the Desulfobacula toluolica Tol2 genome harbors these coding sequences:
- the metG gene encoding methionine--tRNA ligase produces MNTQKQYFTTPIYYVNAKPHLGHAYTSICADVATRFKQMDNHDTFFLTGTDEHGDKIVQAAKARQTTPKEYADIISKLFQDLLPVLNIKNNRFIRTTDPNHIQVVKKVLSKIYESGDIYFSSYEGLYCFGCERFYQERELVDGKCPDHGTAPEIIKESNYFFKMSKYQEWLINHIKTNPDFIRPAQYKNEILSFLKEPLEDLCISRPKSRLTWGITLPFDEDYVTYVWFDALVNYISALEYPDGERFKKFWPTTRHFVAKDIIKPHGIYWPIMLKAAGIPIYNGLNVHGFWNVKGSKMSKSIGNVTDPVQVTAQYGVDSFRYFLMREMVFGLDANFTEETIVSRINSDLANDLGNVFSRILSMTHRYFNGEVKGLDLQIEQKKSLSLESDAKTAIDAFEQAMAVCEFHKGVGAVWQFISIMNKYIDTNEPWALAKDEANTPVLATVLYNLIEGLRVVSCLIYPIMPDTSYKMQKTLCMAKKENGFYTLEETASWGQIKPGTLVEKPGILFPRIDTDKIPPKETVAATKSFKPALKKEITIDDFAKIDLRTGTVVKAEKIEKSNKLLKLQVDLGAEVRQVIAGIAKDYTPEQIVGKQVIVVANLKEAKLMGELSQGMILAANNKKKLVLSGFDKKIVPGNQVK; encoded by the coding sequence AAGCAGATGGATAACCATGACACCTTTTTTTTAACCGGAACCGATGAACATGGGGACAAGATTGTCCAGGCGGCAAAAGCCAGGCAAACAACACCAAAAGAGTATGCCGACATAATCAGCAAGCTGTTTCAGGATTTATTGCCTGTATTAAACATTAAAAACAACCGATTTATCAGAACAACAGATCCAAATCATATTCAAGTGGTCAAAAAGGTTCTGTCAAAAATTTATGAGTCAGGAGATATCTATTTTTCAAGCTATGAGGGACTGTATTGTTTTGGATGTGAACGCTTTTACCAGGAAAGGGAACTTGTGGACGGCAAATGCCCGGATCATGGAACCGCACCCGAGATTATAAAAGAATCCAATTATTTTTTCAAAATGAGCAAATACCAGGAATGGCTCATCAATCACATTAAAACCAATCCTGATTTTATCCGGCCTGCCCAGTACAAAAATGAAATTCTTTCTTTTTTAAAGGAACCCCTGGAAGACCTTTGCATTTCAAGACCGAAATCCCGGCTGACATGGGGGATAACCCTGCCCTTTGACGAAGATTATGTCACCTATGTCTGGTTTGACGCCCTTGTAAATTATATTTCAGCACTGGAATACCCTGATGGTGAGCGGTTCAAAAAATTCTGGCCCACAACCCGCCATTTTGTGGCAAAAGACATTATCAAGCCCCACGGGATTTACTGGCCCATCATGCTCAAAGCTGCTGGAATACCGATTTATAATGGCTTGAATGTTCACGGGTTCTGGAATGTCAAAGGCAGCAAAATGTCCAAAAGCATCGGTAATGTCACAGATCCTGTTCAGGTGACGGCGCAGTACGGCGTGGATTCTTTCAGATATTTTCTCATGAGGGAAATGGTCTTTGGCCTGGATGCAAATTTCACAGAGGAAACTATTGTCTCAAGAATCAACTCAGACCTTGCAAATGATCTTGGAAATGTTTTTTCAAGAATCCTTTCCATGACCCATCGCTATTTCAATGGCGAGGTAAAAGGATTGGACCTGCAAATCGAACAAAAAAAATCCCTGTCCCTGGAATCTGATGCAAAAACTGCCATTGATGCTTTTGAACAAGCCATGGCCGTGTGTGAATTCCATAAAGGCGTGGGAGCTGTCTGGCAATTTATCAGCATCATGAATAAATATATTGATACCAATGAACCCTGGGCTCTGGCCAAGGATGAAGCCAACACCCCTGTTCTTGCAACGGTTCTGTATAACCTGATCGAGGGGTTACGGGTTGTTTCCTGCCTGATTTATCCTATTATGCCTGACACATCCTATAAAATGCAAAAAACCCTTTGCATGGCAAAAAAGGAAAACGGATTTTACACCCTGGAAGAAACAGCTTCATGGGGACAGATCAAACCAGGAACACTGGTAGAAAAACCCGGGATATTGTTTCCAAGAATTGATACGGATAAAATCCCCCCCAAAGAAACTGTTGCAGCCACCAAGTCTTTTAAACCGGCATTAAAAAAAGAAATCACAATTGATGATTTTGCAAAAATTGATTTAAGGACAGGAACCGTTGTAAAGGCTGAGAAAATTGAAAAATCCAACAAGCTATTAAAGCTTCAGGTGGATCTTGGTGCTGAGGTGCGGCAGGTCATTGCAGGAATTGCAAAGGACTATACACCCGAACAGATCGTAGGCAAACAGGTGATTGTTGTTGCAAACTTGAAAGAAGCAAAACTTATGGGAGAACTTTCCCAGGGGATGATCCTTGCCGCCAACAACAAAAAAAAGCTTGTGCTGTCCGGTTTTGACAAAAAAATTGTGCCGGGAAACCAGGTAAAATAA
- a CDS encoding SIS domain-containing protein, with protein MKLYGKMFSSLFFNQIKKLFSTNIEFGKSMTAAKENSIIVFPDKPNTVSCGISAFIAFKGNNPPQQFDLDQILKRVLSLKTGSLSTDAISITDDFLCGDDFLNRLFEKCQGLKQENVFSNLFFSKEKKELLASITGHIDKLITDQTSLFKKKSANLSAKDAKTISLRLETLHDISWCLKKEIANNITAISNLAKGLEDSGNSEGLNVFKRINAVLNSIDRLEVRGRDSAGISVMFTFPKQEFENFRNDLINTGLSDRLKQRTNRRVLINNSLTINDTFMQDQNHFISISFVYKFAAEIGSLGDNISFIRNQIKNDLILQLLVNYKFVANSISAHTRWASVGDITEANCHPQDNTSIDKKITQTGIVHVCLNGDIDNYLELKTEYEARYEKIHEDINTDTKLIPLQIEHYLKHDNTIEEAFRLAVNDFEGSHAISMHTDLAPGKLFLAQKGSGQAIFVGIAQDHYIAASELYGIVEETPKYIKLNGEKKGQIVILDQKSEGGVSGIQSFYYDSTPIQIEKDHVLTSKITSRDIDRQNFPHYFLKEISESPDSVEKTLENKFKLSPKTSLFSTILDETVIPRSLEEDIKNNKIKKVHFIGQGTAGVAAQGCADLLNFYMKDMAIDIRALKSSELSGFCIAEEKNTEKTMADTLVVAISQSGTTTDTNRTVDMVKACGAKTLAIVNRRDSDLTFKTDGVFYTSSGRDIEMSVASTKAFYSQLAAGAVLGLHIAGMTKTRSNEFITEQINDIMDLPDKMRTILAMKEQIKESAYRCAVSKNYWATVGSGSNKTSADEIRIKLSELCYKTISSDFIEDKKHIDLSSEPLIIICAAGTRESVLGDIIKDTAIFHAHKATPVVITTIGEDRFDLYARDVFKIPEIKEHFAPVLNTLVGHIWGYYAALAINEGSRFMYKGRAQVQNLLEEYTSMGHDVYEVLLEKKFRETIAQFYNDFSKKRRQGGFPAAMGLDNVANLTLLLKYLSGRLPVSDFEIDFETKGTPSNMLDTFFDTMGQAINTLARPVDAIKHQAKTVTVGTSRIREKFEGLVFDELAANHIQISQVTNTNVLVIKNLQEVISRINGALLYQISGLNLLGEVNHETKIKIVNKTGSLKDKPSRVETDPRLKGTKNIIVREGNVYIGKGRKDKKNILVIPIISSNPATPNIIEYILSLNINFKPSSEVSLLKKIKALGGKYNRLKDWILESDNFQWDDKYLNLVEVETLFGDTAEKVVEKIVNQIN; from the coding sequence ATGAAGCTATACGGAAAAATGTTTTCAAGCCTTTTTTTCAATCAGATCAAAAAATTATTTTCAACAAATATTGAATTCGGAAAATCCATGACAGCAGCAAAAGAAAACAGCATTATTGTCTTCCCGGATAAACCCAATACCGTATCGTGTGGTATCTCGGCATTTATTGCATTTAAAGGCAATAATCCCCCTCAACAATTTGATTTAGATCAAATCCTTAAAAGGGTTCTTTCTTTAAAGACCGGCAGCCTGTCCACTGATGCAATCTCCATCACGGATGATTTTCTTTGCGGTGATGATTTTTTAAACCGATTATTTGAAAAATGCCAGGGGCTTAAACAGGAAAATGTATTTTCCAATCTGTTTTTCAGCAAAGAAAAAAAAGAACTGCTTGCTTCTATTACAGGCCATATCGACAAATTAATTACAGATCAAACATCATTATTTAAAAAAAAATCTGCAAATTTATCTGCAAAAGATGCAAAAACCATTTCCCTACGTCTTGAAACACTTCATGATATCAGCTGGTGCCTGAAAAAAGAGATTGCAAACAACATCACGGCAATCAGCAATCTTGCCAAGGGTCTTGAAGATTCAGGCAACTCTGAAGGATTAAATGTATTCAAAAGAATAAATGCCGTGTTGAACAGTATTGACCGGCTTGAGGTCAGGGGAAGAGATTCTGCCGGAATCTCCGTTATGTTCACCTTTCCAAAACAGGAGTTTGAAAATTTCAGGAACGATCTGATAAATACCGGACTTTCCGACAGGTTAAAACAGCGGACAAACCGCCGGGTACTTATCAATAACAGCCTGACCATAAATGATACATTCATGCAGGACCAAAATCATTTTATTTCCATTTCCTTTGTATATAAGTTTGCTGCGGAAATCGGTTCTCTGGGGGATAATATATCCTTTATCCGAAACCAGATCAAAAATGATCTCATACTTCAATTGCTTGTCAATTATAAATTTGTTGCAAATTCCATATCAGCTCACACCCGATGGGCTTCTGTAGGAGACATTACAGAAGCCAACTGCCATCCACAGGACAACACCTCCATAGATAAAAAAATTACTCAAACAGGCATCGTCCATGTCTGCCTGAATGGCGATATTGACAATTATCTTGAATTAAAAACAGAGTATGAGGCAAGATATGAAAAAATCCATGAAGATATTAATACAGACACAAAATTGATCCCCCTTCAAATCGAACACTACCTGAAGCACGACAACACCATTGAAGAGGCTTTCAGGCTGGCTGTCAACGATTTTGAAGGTTCCCATGCCATCAGCATGCATACGGATTTGGCCCCAGGAAAGCTGTTTTTAGCCCAAAAAGGAAGCGGACAGGCCATTTTTGTCGGAATTGCGCAAGATCATTATATTGCAGCATCTGAACTTTACGGAATTGTCGAGGAGACTCCAAAATACATCAAACTCAATGGAGAAAAAAAAGGCCAGATTGTTATTCTTGACCAGAAATCAGAAGGCGGCGTATCAGGAATTCAATCTTTTTATTATGACAGCACCCCTATCCAGATAGAAAAAGATCACGTTCTGACAAGCAAAATTACGTCACGCGATATTGACCGGCAAAATTTTCCCCACTATTTTTTAAAAGAAATTTCAGAATCCCCGGACTCGGTTGAAAAAACCCTTGAAAACAAATTCAAACTATCCCCAAAAACATCTTTGTTCTCAACAATACTTGACGAGACAGTGATTCCAAGATCTCTGGAAGAAGACATTAAAAACAACAAAATTAAAAAAGTGCATTTTATCGGCCAGGGGACTGCTGGCGTTGCAGCACAGGGCTGTGCAGACCTGTTGAATTTTTATATGAAGGATATGGCAATTGATATCAGAGCCTTGAAATCATCAGAGCTTTCCGGATTCTGTATTGCTGAAGAAAAAAACACTGAAAAAACAATGGCTGACACCCTTGTTGTCGCCATTAGCCAGTCCGGCACCACAACCGATACCAACCGGACGGTTGACATGGTAAAAGCCTGTGGTGCAAAGACCCTGGCCATTGTAAACAGAAGAGACTCTGATCTGACCTTTAAAACAGACGGTGTTTTTTACACCAGCTCCGGCCGGGATATTGAGATGTCTGTGGCATCCACAAAAGCATTTTATTCACAACTTGCCGCAGGCGCTGTTTTAGGCCTTCACATTGCCGGTATGACAAAAACCAGGTCAAATGAATTTATTACCGAACAGATCAACGACATCATGGATCTGCCGGATAAAATGAGAACCATACTGGCAATGAAAGAGCAAATCAAAGAGTCAGCTTACCGGTGTGCAGTCTCTAAAAACTATTGGGCAACTGTCGGGTCAGGCTCAAACAAGACCTCTGCCGATGAGATCAGGATCAAACTCAGTGAGCTTTGCTATAAAACCATTTCATCGGATTTCATTGAAGACAAAAAACACATTGACCTGTCCAGCGAACCCTTGATCATCATCTGTGCCGCTGGCACAAGGGAAAGCGTACTGGGTGATATCATAAAAGATACGGCAATCTTCCATGCGCACAAAGCAACGCCTGTGGTCATCACCACCATTGGAGAAGACCGGTTTGACCTTTATGCCAGGGATGTATTTAAAATCCCTGAAATAAAAGAACACTTTGCTCCTGTCCTGAATACTCTTGTGGGACACATATGGGGGTATTATGCAGCTCTTGCCATCAATGAAGGTTCCAGGTTTATGTATAAAGGAAGAGCCCAAGTGCAAAATCTTCTGGAAGAATATACATCCATGGGACATGACGTGTATGAAGTTCTTCTGGAAAAAAAATTCAGGGAAACCATTGCCCAATTCTATAATGATTTTTCAAAAAAACGACGCCAAGGCGGATTTCCTGCTGCCATGGGGCTTGATAATGTTGCCAATCTGACACTGCTGTTAAAATACCTGTCCGGCAGATTACCGGTATCTGATTTTGAGATTGATTTTGAGACAAAGGGCACACCTTCCAACATGTTAGACACCTTTTTTGACACCATGGGTCAGGCAATAAACACCCTTGCAAGGCCGGTTGATGCCATCAAGCACCAGGCAAAAACCGTGACCGTGGGAACCAGCAGAATCAGGGAAAAATTTGAAGGTCTTGTCTTTGATGAACTTGCAGCCAATCATATTCAAATTTCCCAGGTTACCAACACGAATGTTCTGGTGATCAAGAACCTCCAGGAGGTTATTTCCAGGATCAATGGCGCCCTGCTCTATCAGATCTCCGGCTTAAACCTTTTAGGAGAGGTTAACCATGAAACAAAAATTAAAATAGTGAATAAAACAGGATCACTGAAAGACAAACCATCTCGTGTGGAAACAGACCCCAGGCTTAAGGGAACTAAAAATATTATTGTCAGGGAAGGAAATGTTTATATCGGGAAAGGCAGAAAAGACAAAAAAAACATACTGGTTATACCAATCATTTCTTCAAATCCGGCCACGCCCAATATCATTGAATATATTCTGTCTTTAAATATCAACTTTAAACCATCCAGTGAAGTGTCACTCCTGAAAAAAATCAAAGCCCTAGGCGGCAAATACAACAGGCTAAAAGACTGGATTCTTGAAAGTGATAATTTCCAATGGGATGATAAATATCTTAATCTGGTGGAAGTTGAAACTCTGTTTGGAGATACCGCAGAAAAAGTAGTTGAAAAAATTGTGAATCAAATCAACTAA
- a CDS encoding PAS domain-containing sensor histidine kinase, with product MNFPQNEMDTILNGIRDFILIISPDREILKVNDAFLKHMNYAREDVIGRKCYEVFKEVTRKSSNCHSKCPLEKVIREKRHCQAELTRLGSDGKIKYTELTIFPIWEKKGKISKFIEISRDITKRKTDEKQNQDHLRKMVEERTRQLKETHERMLHQDKMASLGKLSSSVVHEINNPVAGILNLIMLCKRILKEDDIKHDELDLFGQYLDLMETEIRRIGRIVSNLLVFARHSKIEVVKFDVNELIEQTLILNSNLLKINKIRVIEELEHNLPLICGSEDQLKQVIMNLISNAVESMSRVSKKRLTIRTFSKPEKKAVGIEVGDTGAGISQEMISKIFEPFFTTKQKGKGVGLGLSVVYGIIKEHGGRLFVDSTPEKGTLFSITLFQELDQKKSGSTLSLPDQPG from the coding sequence GTGAACTTTCCTCAAAATGAAATGGATACCATTTTGAATGGTATTCGTGATTTTATTCTGATAATATCCCCTGACCGGGAGATCCTGAAAGTCAATGACGCGTTCTTAAAGCATATGAATTATGCCAGGGAGGATGTTATTGGCCGCAAATGCTATGAGGTTTTCAAAGAGGTCACGCGCAAAAGCAGCAATTGTCATTCAAAATGCCCCCTGGAAAAAGTGATCCGCGAAAAGCGTCACTGCCAGGCGGAATTGACCCGGCTGGGATCTGATGGCAAAATCAAATATACGGAATTGACGATTTTTCCCATCTGGGAGAAAAAGGGAAAAATTTCCAAATTCATTGAAATCAGCCGGGATATCACTAAACGCAAAACCGATGAAAAGCAGAACCAGGATCATTTGAGGAAAATGGTTGAGGAGCGCACCCGGCAGCTCAAAGAGACCCATGAACGGATGCTTCACCAGGATAAAATGGCCTCTCTTGGAAAATTGTCTTCTTCTGTTGTACATGAGATCAATAATCCTGTGGCCGGGATTTTGAACCTGATCATGCTGTGCAAACGGATTTTAAAGGAAGATGATATCAAACACGATGAACTGGACCTGTTTGGTCAATACCTGGATCTCATGGAAACCGAAATTCGCAGGATCGGCAGGATTGTGAGTAATCTTCTGGTTTTTGCCCGGCACTCCAAGATTGAGGTGGTCAAATTTGATGTGAACGAATTGATTGAACAGACCTTGATTCTTAATTCAAATCTGTTAAAAATAAATAAGATAAGGGTTATAGAAGAGCTTGAACATAACCTGCCTTTGATCTGCGGTTCTGAAGATCAGCTCAAGCAGGTGATCATGAATCTGATCTCAAATGCTGTGGAAAGCATGTCCAGGGTCTCAAAAAAACGGTTGACCATCAGAACTTTCAGCAAACCTGAAAAAAAAGCCGTGGGGATTGAGGTCGGTGATACAGGTGCCGGTATTTCTCAGGAGATGATTTCAAAGATATTTGAGCCTTTTTTTACCACCAAACAAAAAGGCAAAGGTGTCGGGCTTGGCCTGTCCGTGGTATACGGGATCATAAAGGAACATGGCGGCCGGTTGTTTGTGGATTCAACACCGGAAAAAGGGACTTTGTTTTCCATTACCCTTTTCCAGGAACTGGATCAAAAAAAAAGTGGGTCAACATTATCCTTGCCGGATCAGCCGGGTTAA
- a CDS encoding penicillin-binding transpeptidase domain-containing protein — protein sequence MIINKKENSWRDFQSNYIVKKRKKKKFLATIKVITGLVFLLILISGIQSFKIQAPENKDDDRKTVKKTLAANSQKNPKEQKLLSKNQLNQIISTTKFTKTDKNIFFLDTPETSYKITTSIDVDLQEYLLSVLDRLKKLTRGKPQRIAFVVMEADTGKIIAMTGFDLENPNANPCIASNYPAASIFKIITASAAVETLGYTPGTTLYFNGNKYTLYKRQLKDVKNKYSCKISFSRAFAESVNPVFGKIGKNHLGEKRLESYADAFGFNQIIHSELPFFSGRFETNSSEYHLAELGCGFNTDTTISPLFGAMLISAVVNSGDIMLPSIVEHVTDPDGKIIYKNKQATYKKAIRPETATTMMQLMKKTVSKGTARKSFRGSSKDAVLSKLTIGGKTGSLYNKEHTVKYDWFTGFGNEKTTNKKIALSIVVGHREYIGTKAGTYAKMILKKYFKKTYATAQL from the coding sequence TTGATTATTAATAAAAAAGAAAACTCCTGGCGGGATTTTCAATCCAACTATATTGTTAAAAAAAGAAAAAAAAAGAAATTTTTAGCAACCATAAAAGTGATAACCGGCTTGGTTTTCCTCTTGATTTTGATCTCGGGCATCCAAAGTTTTAAAATTCAAGCACCGGAAAATAAAGATGACGACCGCAAAACCGTCAAAAAAACGCTTGCTGCAAACTCCCAAAAAAATCCAAAAGAACAAAAATTATTGTCAAAAAACCAATTAAACCAGATTATCAGCACCACAAAATTTACCAAAACAGATAAAAATATTTTTTTTCTGGACACCCCGGAAACCAGCTATAAAATTACCACGAGCATTGATGTTGATCTTCAAGAATATTTATTGTCCGTGCTGGACCGACTCAAAAAATTAACTCGTGGAAAACCGCAGCGGATCGCTTTTGTTGTCATGGAAGCTGATACGGGAAAAATCATTGCCATGACAGGATTTGATCTTGAAAATCCAAATGCCAACCCCTGTATTGCATCAAACTATCCTGCAGCAAGTATCTTTAAAATCATAACGGCTTCAGCCGCTGTTGAAACCCTGGGATACACCCCGGGAACAACATTGTACTTTAACGGAAACAAGTACACCCTGTATAAACGGCAACTTAAAGATGTTAAAAACAAATACTCCTGTAAAATTTCTTTTTCCAGGGCTTTTGCAGAATCCGTAAACCCGGTATTCGGTAAAATCGGTAAAAACCACCTTGGGGAGAAACGACTTGAATCCTATGCAGATGCATTTGGATTCAACCAGATCATCCATTCGGAACTGCCTTTTTTTTCCGGCCGGTTTGAAACAAACAGCAGCGAGTACCACCTGGCTGAACTTGGATGCGGATTTAACACAGACACCACTATCTCTCCTCTATTCGGTGCCATGCTCATATCGGCCGTGGTAAATTCAGGCGATATAATGCTGCCCAGTATTGTTGAACATGTGACAGACCCTGATGGAAAAATCATTTACAAAAACAAACAAGCAACCTATAAAAAAGCCATACGCCCTGAAACAGCAACAACAATGATGCAATTGATGAAAAAAACCGTATCAAAGGGCACTGCCAGAAAATCCTTTAGAGGCTCTTCAAAAGATGCCGTTCTTTCCAAACTCACGATTGGAGGAAAGACAGGCTCTTTGTATAATAAAGAGCATACTGTTAAATACGACTGGTTCACCGGTTTTGGGAATGAAAAAACAACAAATAAAAAAATTGCTTTATCTATTGTTGTCGGGCACAGAGAATATATTGGAACAAAAGCCGGTACATATGCAAAGATGATTTTAAAAAAATATTTTAAAAAAACTTACGCCACGGCACAATTGTAA